A window of Fodinibius salinus contains these coding sequences:
- the corA gene encoding magnesium/cobalt transporter CorA produces the protein MSTKKTFSHFLPDIRLPSRKQKDAGAAPGTIEHIGERHLDEVQIIVRDYDENQLNVESVPDIHNVQPFLEAASNTWIQVSGLHDTDKLTSIWEFFDLHPLIREDIVNTAQRPKVEFYDNCVFFVMRMLNYSDQELTAEQISIVLGNDFVLCFQETGEDYFNPIVKRLSTKDARIRKQGTDYLTYALIDTVVDYYFNIINHLADEIEQVEDELLEESDTEQLNQIHKLRREIIFFRKSIWPLRDAVNATIRDETTFIEDNTKIYLRDVYDHMIQLIDNIEHYRDMMLGMHDMYMSQVSNRMNEVMKVLTIIATIFIPLTFIAGIYGMNFNPENSPYNMPELSWYWGYPASLGFMTIIALIMIYYFKRKGWF, from the coding sequence ATGAGTACTAAAAAAACGTTTAGCCATTTTTTACCTGATATTCGGTTGCCCTCCCGGAAACAGAAAGATGCCGGTGCTGCACCGGGAACTATCGAACATATTGGTGAACGCCATCTCGACGAAGTTCAAATAATCGTTCGTGACTATGATGAGAACCAGTTAAATGTAGAATCTGTTCCCGATATCCATAATGTGCAGCCCTTTCTTGAAGCCGCATCCAACACATGGATTCAGGTTAGTGGCCTCCACGATACCGATAAATTGACATCCATCTGGGAGTTTTTTGACCTCCATCCCCTTATTCGGGAAGACATTGTTAATACAGCTCAGCGTCCCAAAGTAGAATTCTATGATAACTGTGTGTTTTTCGTAATGCGCATGCTCAATTATTCGGATCAAGAACTTACGGCTGAGCAAATAAGCATCGTCCTTGGCAACGATTTTGTGTTATGTTTTCAAGAGACAGGCGAAGACTATTTCAATCCTATTGTAAAGCGGTTATCTACCAAAGATGCACGTATCCGCAAGCAAGGTACCGATTATCTTACCTATGCACTTATCGATACTGTAGTAGATTATTATTTTAATATCATCAATCATTTAGCCGATGAAATTGAACAGGTAGAAGATGAACTGCTTGAAGAATCAGACACTGAGCAGTTAAATCAGATCCACAAACTGCGCAGAGAAATTATCTTTTTCCGCAAATCCATCTGGCCACTGCGTGATGCCGTTAACGCAACCATTCGCGACGAAACAACCTTTATAGAAGATAATACAAAAATATATCTGCGGGATGTATATGACCACATGATTCAGTTGATTGACAATATTGAACATTACCGCGATATGATGCTGGGCATGCATGATATGTATATGTCACAAGTCAGTAACAGGATGAATGAGGTAATGAAAGTACTAACGATTATTGCCACTATTTTTATTCCCCTGACTTTTATTGCCGGCATTTACGGGATGAACTTTAATCCCGAAAACAGCCCTTATAATATGCCGGAACTCAGCTGGTACTGGGGGTATCCTGCATCACTGGGTTTTATGACCATTATCGCTCTAATTATGATCTATTATTTTAAACGAAAAGGCTGGTTTTAG
- a CDS encoding universal stress protein, translated as MENINILVPLDFSDLGSKALYSAEKMAKLFNGSITPFHSYLPLNEVNSGPYMFGMEPASVGEYDNIEDTLHDRLAEIANEAVDSSLLTEPQISIGNPAQTIVEEGEKFDMIVMSTHGRTGFSRFFLGSVSEKVLRTSRVPVLIVNQERELDTLNRIMLTTDFSDNSRAAFPFAKAIAKQAGAKLELVNILAYDQQHEEQPEQSKIDLRRQRLDVLAKEQLHEISDLVETKVIVSTETPHEAILNFNLNNPHDLIVMSTVGRTGIDYLMMGSTTANVARHVKSPVLSLNPKQQTEQ; from the coding sequence ATGGAAAATATCAATATTCTAGTACCGCTCGATTTTTCCGATCTGGGATCGAAAGCACTGTACTCGGCTGAAAAGATGGCGAAATTATTTAATGGTTCTATCACACCCTTCCACTCATACCTTCCGCTTAACGAAGTTAACAGCGGGCCCTACATGTTTGGGATGGAACCAGCCTCGGTAGGAGAATATGATAACATTGAAGATACGCTGCACGATCGCTTAGCCGAAATTGCCAATGAGGCAGTAGATTCTTCCCTGCTGACGGAACCGCAAATTTCTATTGGCAACCCAGCACAAACCATTGTTGAAGAGGGAGAAAAATTTGACATGATCGTAATGTCCACCCACGGCCGTACAGGGTTTTCGCGATTTTTCTTGGGATCGGTGTCGGAAAAAGTGCTACGCACTTCGCGCGTGCCGGTGCTCATTGTAAATCAAGAACGTGAGCTTGATACGTTGAACCGAATCATGCTTACCACCGATTTTTCGGATAACTCGCGGGCAGCCTTCCCCTTTGCCAAAGCTATTGCCAAACAGGCCGGCGCTAAACTTGAACTGGTAAACATTTTGGCTTACGACCAACAGCATGAAGAACAGCCGGAACAATCTAAAATCGACCTGCGCCGACAACGACTTGATGTGCTGGCGAAAGAACAGCTGCACGAAATAAGTGATCTGGTGGAAACAAAAGTTATAGTCTCCACCGAAACCCCACACGAAGCAATCTTAAATTTTAATCTCAATAATCCCCACGATTTGATTGTTATGTCCACTGTGGGACGAACCGGCATCGACTATCTTATGATGGGGAGTACTACGGCTAATGTGGCCAGACATGTTAAAAGCCCCGTACTGAGCTTGAATCCTAAACAACAAACTGAGCAGTGA
- a CDS encoding endonuclease/exonuclease/phosphatase family protein yields the protein MKHTDFSFVFIFFLVFALISGCGTEYQPSEEDKEDQEPQEETNLPTTDAVAADANLDAVTWNLLGYGTGFTGPSDTLQQTKNIISVIDSLDADLYAFQEVAGQRDLDKIVDQMKEFKGFVTDFVPRSQKMAVAYNTNTIDSLEAGSIKNVANISNNDWSYYWASGRIPLYFRFNYTFGNTTKEFYAVVIHGKASAEYEAYQRRKKAAEGLYTYLQNNKPDANIILLGDYNDDVDKSIYSSEDQNGNEVYQQTPYYNFVNDTQNFEVITKKFSDTDESASVNYSDIVDHITMSDELSNLYVDNSTDIYKEPQSFITNYGTTTSDHLPVSAAFDITASN from the coding sequence GTGAAGCACACTGACTTTTCTTTTGTTTTTATTTTCTTTCTCGTATTTGCATTGATCAGCGGCTGTGGCACCGAATATCAGCCTTCAGAAGAAGACAAAGAGGATCAGGAACCACAAGAAGAAACCAATCTTCCTACTACCGATGCTGTAGCAGCTGATGCCAATCTGGATGCTGTGACATGGAATTTACTAGGATATGGAACGGGCTTTACCGGACCTTCGGACACTCTGCAACAAACGAAAAATATTATCAGTGTCATCGACTCTCTTGATGCCGATTTGTATGCCTTCCAGGAGGTAGCTGGCCAACGAGACCTGGATAAAATCGTAGATCAAATGAAAGAATTTAAGGGATTTGTGACTGATTTCGTGCCCCGATCCCAAAAAATGGCTGTTGCCTATAACACAAATACAATTGATTCTCTGGAGGCGGGCTCAATAAAAAATGTTGCCAACATTAGTAATAACGACTGGAGCTACTACTGGGCCAGTGGACGCATTCCACTGTATTTCCGATTTAACTACACCTTTGGAAATACTACCAAAGAATTCTATGCTGTCGTTATTCACGGAAAGGCTAGTGCCGAGTACGAGGCCTATCAACGGCGAAAAAAAGCAGCCGAAGGACTTTATACTTACCTGCAAAATAACAAGCCGGATGCCAATATTATCTTGCTGGGCGATTATAATGATGATGTGGATAAGTCTATATACTCTTCTGAAGATCAGAATGGGAATGAAGTATATCAGCAAACCCCCTATTATAATTTTGTTAATGATACCCAAAATTTTGAGGTCATCACTAAAAAATTCTCTGATACGGACGAATCTGCTTCGGTCAACTATTCAGACATCGTTGATCACATCACCATGAGCGATGAGCTGTCTAACTTGTATGTTGACAACAGTACCGATATTTACAAAGAGCCCCAGTCGTTTATCACCAATTACGGTACTACTACCTCTGATCATCTTCCCGTCTCGGCCGCATTTGATATTACGGCTTCGAATTAA
- a CDS encoding OmpP1/FadL family transporter, with amino-acid sequence MCKKSIIAFALLFVLAGVLNAQTADDVLRYSLEYPSYDPVSLVMPGVSDAAGLGGFQANPATMALLKDSYLSLGLSSRFLDESSTYLGNTSQYSDNQTSIGDAMLAYKIPTARGSLVIGGGFSQTTDFNRALSGSGRNNESTITDFYNSSFADDSLFFAAFDVYAIDFAATDSSFANTKSIFRFFSNPNSYPGINQDFELTERGRMGEYSAFIATEFSKNFFVGASVGYLSGSYSYRRNFLESDRQNDYDAQFIDTDGDGNFETDIESIESIDTIDGDIRAFSARIGFVFKPVEQLSIGGAYEFPSTLHIDEEYNTSLRTTFDNGVVFEDDAPGAFSYKITRPRRINGGATVALANSVTLSASAEAVFYSDARIEFDDLNLNPQENGINNVVRSNFRDVINLRGGIEYAINERFTPRIGYAYFPSPQKNLNRDRQFINGGFSAIITKGLMFDFGLQYSFWKDQNTLYQTPSTREVATEEVTRINVMAGFKMAL; translated from the coding sequence ATGTGTAAAAAAAGCATAATTGCATTCGCCTTACTTTTTGTTCTGGCCGGAGTGCTTAACGCTCAAACGGCGGATGATGTATTGCGATATAGCCTCGAATATCCTTCGTATGATCCGGTGAGTTTGGTGATGCCGGGAGTCAGCGATGCCGCAGGACTGGGTGGGTTCCAGGCAAATCCGGCCACGATGGCCTTGCTGAAAGACAGCTATTTATCACTTGGATTAAGCAGTCGATTTTTGGATGAAAGCAGCACGTATTTGGGAAATACTTCGCAATATTCTGATAATCAGACCAGCATAGGAGATGCCATGTTGGCCTATAAGATTCCAACGGCTCGGGGCAGCTTGGTGATTGGTGGGGGCTTTAGTCAAACCACTGATTTTAACCGTGCATTGTCTGGCAGTGGCCGCAATAACGAGTCTACCATCACTGATTTTTATAATAGCTCTTTTGCTGACGATAGTCTGTTTTTTGCTGCTTTTGATGTGTATGCCATTGATTTTGCGGCGACCGACAGTTCTTTTGCCAACACAAAATCTATCTTTCGCTTTTTTTCTAACCCTAATTCATATCCAGGTATCAATCAGGATTTTGAACTTACTGAGCGGGGCCGAATGGGAGAGTATTCGGCATTTATTGCTACTGAATTTTCAAAGAATTTCTTTGTAGGAGCTTCCGTGGGATATCTGAGCGGTTCATATTCTTATCGCCGTAACTTTTTGGAGTCGGATCGTCAAAACGATTATGACGCGCAGTTTATTGATACTGACGGAGACGGTAACTTTGAGACTGATATTGAGTCAATAGAAAGTATTGATACTATTGATGGAGATATTCGTGCGTTTAGCGCCAGGATTGGGTTTGTGTTTAAACCAGTGGAACAGCTAAGTATTGGGGGGGCGTATGAATTTCCCAGCACATTACATATTGATGAAGAATATAATACCAGTTTGAGAACTACTTTTGACAACGGTGTGGTTTTTGAAGACGATGCACCCGGAGCGTTTTCATATAAAATTACGCGTCCCCGGCGAATTAATGGTGGGGCAACGGTAGCTTTAGCGAATAGCGTTACCCTTTCGGCTTCGGCAGAGGCGGTATTTTATTCGGATGCACGTATAGAGTTTGATGACCTTAACTTAAATCCCCAGGAAAACGGGATTAACAATGTTGTTCGATCCAACTTCCGGGATGTGATAAACCTGCGCGGAGGTATAGAATATGCTATTAATGAACGGTTTACACCTCGTATTGGCTATGCTTATTTCCCCAGTCCACAGAAAAATTTAAACAGAGATCGGCAGTTTATTAACGGTGGATTTAGTGCGATTATCACGAAAGGGCTCATGTTCGACTTTGGGTTGCAGTACAGCTTTTGGAAAGATCAAAATACGTTATATCAAACGCCCAGTACCCGCGAAGTGGCAACCGAAGAGGTGACTAGGATAAATGTGATGGCCGGCTTTAAAATGGCACTTTAA
- a CDS encoding DUF3300 domain-containing protein encodes MRHFKALLLTLFAILLTGCYTQLQYSKTTQKSNDEQEENVSGYSWTDDDNNGETAEAYKEKGENIKTRQSLEDDYRSTYKYYEYLQKWEECECNPYNFYGLSFNDYGYYPYGWQQPYLTTSPFYNSWRFGSFYSPRYYYGSRFSLGFSWRYPYHSYFYNRFYGYGYSGFWGYHNHDAYSNSYGSSIYYGSNSQDVSKNNRYGRRSIGTDRVNVNRSRGSNNGTVRGLQKSIVTSGGTTVRTRSSVGTSRTRNRGTVRNSSSSENNSRGTVRSRDDRGNDNRSSQRIRNRSVSDNDLDNIATQQQSRTFQKVTVEVRENDRRTLLNRFKEFLKRNSQTLTTGSRSNSTFGSSIRSSFGSSSAATTRSRSTVGSSTSNRSSVGSSQSSSSSSRSRGSSSRSRSGGNDGGGSSSSDRSRDN; translated from the coding sequence ATGAGACATTTCAAAGCTTTGTTACTTACGTTGTTTGCGATACTGTTAACAGGTTGTTATACGCAGTTGCAATATTCGAAAACGACTCAGAAAAGTAACGATGAGCAAGAAGAAAACGTAAGTGGTTACTCATGGACTGATGACGACAATAATGGTGAAACTGCAGAGGCCTATAAGGAGAAGGGAGAGAACATCAAGACCAGGCAGTCATTAGAGGATGACTATAGAAGCACTTATAAATATTATGAATATCTTCAAAAATGGGAGGAATGTGAATGTAATCCCTATAATTTTTATGGTTTATCTTTTAATGACTACGGATACTATCCTTATGGATGGCAACAGCCATATCTGACAACCAGTCCATTTTACAATTCCTGGAGATTCGGTAGTTTCTATAGTCCACGGTATTATTATGGCAGCCGTTTTAGTCTTGGCTTTTCTTGGAGATATCCTTATCACAGTTATTTTTATAATCGATTTTACGGTTATGGCTATAGTGGATTTTGGGGATATCACAACCACGATGCCTATAGTAATTCTTATGGATCCAGTATTTATTATGGTAGCAATAGCCAGGATGTAAGCAAAAATAATCGATACGGACGGCGTAGTATTGGTACGGATCGGGTAAATGTAAACAGGAGCAGAGGGAGTAATAATGGAACGGTCAGAGGCCTGCAAAAATCGATCGTAACGTCCGGTGGTACTACCGTACGTACTCGGTCTTCGGTAGGCACTTCGCGGACCCGTAACCGAGGCACAGTACGCAATAGCAGTAGTTCGGAAAACAACAGCCGAGGGACAGTTCGTAGCCGAGACGATCGCGGTAATGATAACCGTTCCTCACAGCGTATTCGCAATCGTTCTGTTTCAGATAATGATTTGGATAATATAGCTACACAGCAACAATCCAGAACCTTTCAAAAGGTTACAGTTGAGGTGCGAGAAAACGACAGGCGTACCCTGTTAAATCGTTTTAAAGAGTTTTTAAAACGAAATTCGCAGACCTTAACTACTGGCAGTAGGTCTAATTCTACCTTTGGGTCATCTATCAGATCTAGTTTTGGTTCTTCTTCAGCAGCAACTACTAGAAGTCGATCTACAGTAGGATCCAGCACTAGCAATAGATCGAGTGTAGGTAGCAGTCAGTCTTCGTCGAGCAGTTCACGTTCACGCGGCAGTTCATCCCGTTCCCGGAGTGGAGGAAATGACGGTGGCGGAAGCTCATCCTCAGATAGAAGTCGCGACAATTAG
- a CDS encoding response regulator, which produces MESTVGIVEDNKKIRNLIQRYLDMEDEIACPVGVDSVEEMTEYLDEHPAPDIILMDIELPGMSGIKGIGLIKEEYPDIDIIMLTVYHDSHKIFNALRAGASGYLLKHTSLPEIKESILKLADGGAPMSPQIARKVINHFQENTPKKDSDSNLTPREHDIVNGLVDGLSYKMIADRYDISIDTVRAHIRNIYKKLHVNSKAEVIAKSLKGEI; this is translated from the coding sequence ATGGAATCTACCGTTGGAATAGTTGAAGACAATAAAAAAATTCGCAATCTCATTCAGCGGTATCTCGACATGGAGGATGAGATTGCCTGTCCCGTTGGGGTTGACTCGGTAGAAGAAATGACAGAATATCTGGATGAGCATCCCGCCCCGGATATTATTCTAATGGACATTGAGCTTCCCGGTATGTCTGGTATTAAGGGTATAGGTCTTATCAAAGAAGAGTATCCGGATATCGATATTATTATGCTTACCGTTTATCATGATTCACATAAAATATTTAATGCTTTGCGGGCCGGGGCTTCGGGTTACCTTTTGAAACACACTTCACTGCCGGAAATTAAAGAATCTATCCTAAAACTTGCTGATGGTGGGGCACCGATGTCTCCGCAGATTGCAAGAAAAGTTATCAATCATTTTCAGGAAAATACGCCCAAAAAAGACAGTGACTCGAACTTAACACCCCGTGAGCATGATATTGTTAACGGCCTCGTAGATGGGCTCAGTTACAAGATGATTGCCGACCGCTATGACATTTCTATCGATACCGTGCGTGCCCATATCCGTAATATTTACAAGAAGCTGCACGTTAATTCTAAGGCCGAAGTGATTGCCAAATCGCTGAAAGGTGAAATTTAG